Proteins encoded by one window of Aphis gossypii isolate Hap1 chromosome X, ASM2018417v2, whole genome shotgun sequence:
- the LOC114124106 gene encoding protein OPI10 homolog, with protein MVDSVPAMFGLLVSGRLVRTDFERLEETKFMITINSAESVNYICVFLTGLVPFPEGTAGSVYFSWPDENARPNWQLLGVLSNNKPSAIFKLSNLKQHFDITNQPINAFSQFPSISINAQIGISIEPLLNAEMQTTSIEPTQNVSTFVEFTQKMVQNLYNYVSSYAVDGPQQTSMVPLLSVQKWYENFERKLNLNPNFWKS; from the exons ATGGTGGACTCGGTACCTGCTATGTTTGGCTTGTTAGTCAGCGGTAGACTG gtACGGACAGATTTTGAACGTTTAgaagaaacaaaatttatgATAACTATCAACTCTGCTGAatctgtaaattatatttgtgtgtttTTGACGGGTCTCGTGCCATTTCCTGAGGGAACAGCTGGTTCAG tgtacTTCAGTTGGCCAGATGAAAATGCAAGACCGAATTGGCAACTTTTAGGTGTTTTATCCAATAACAAGCCATCTGCCATTTTTAAGCTTTCAAATCTTAAACAACATTTTGATATAACAAACCAACCGATAAATGCATTTAGTCAATTCCCATCAATTTCTATAAATGCTCAAATTGGTATTTCTATTGAACCTTTATTAAATGCTGAAATGCAAACAACCAGTATTGAACCAACACAAAATGTATCAACATTTGTAGAATTCACACAAAAAATGGTgcaaaatttatacaattacgtATCTAGTTATGCAGTTGATGGTCCACAGCAGACATCTATGGTACCACTTTTATCAGTTCAAAAATGGTATGAAAATTTTgagagaaaattaaatttgaacccAAATTTTTGGAAATCTTAG